Proteins co-encoded in one Chthoniobacterales bacterium genomic window:
- a CDS encoding alpha/beta hydrolase produces the protein MNPHVEVSGTGDIPVVCVHGWACHGGHFAEVAERLGSRFRVYRPDLPGHGQTPLGNFEPTFPGYTAVLADFLKSLAPARPMVVGHSMGGVLSLMAAAQVDVRAVINLDGSLPARESTLAAQATVASWLDEPDYLERLRVALAEGFFLPTERGPRCNEIIDGMCRAPREVLRFLPEQIHTIDPSAFLPRVQAPMLYVGAARPRYDEAGALALNAAIRFTQIAGAGHFLPIFAAEKVADLVERVAAAT, from the coding sequence GTGAATCCGCACGTCGAGGTTTCCGGCACCGGTGACATTCCGGTCGTGTGTGTGCATGGCTGGGCCTGTCACGGCGGGCATTTCGCCGAGGTGGCGGAACGGCTTGGGTCGCGATTCCGGGTGTATCGGCCGGATCTGCCGGGGCATGGCCAGACGCCGCTCGGAAACTTCGAGCCAACCTTTCCCGGCTACACGGCCGTCCTCGCTGATTTCTTGAAATCGCTCGCCCCGGCGCGTCCGATGGTCGTCGGACACAGCATGGGCGGCGTGCTTTCGCTGATGGCGGCTGCCCAGGTCGACGTGCGTGCGGTGATCAATCTCGACGGCAGCCTGCCTGCGCGGGAGAGCACGCTGGCTGCGCAGGCGACGGTGGCCTCATGGCTCGATGAACCCGATTATCTCGAGCGGCTGCGGGTCGCGCTCGCGGAAGGATTTTTTCTCCCGACGGAGCGCGGACCGCGATGCAACGAAATCATCGACGGCATGTGCCGCGCGCCGCGCGAAGTTCTCCGATTTCTGCCGGAGCAGATTCACACGATCGATCCCTCCGCGTTTCTGCCGCGAGTGCAGGCGCCGATGCTCTACGTCGGGGCAGCGCGACCGCGCTACGACGAGGCAGGGGCGCTCGCGCTGAATGCGGCGATCCGGTTCACGCAGATTGCCGGCGCGGGTCACTTCCTGCCGATTTTTGCGGCGGAGAAAGTTGCGGATCTCGTCGAGCGAGTCGCTGCGGCGACCTAG